A single region of the Chryseobacterium sp. 6424 genome encodes:
- the hppD gene encoding 4-hydroxyphenylpyruvate dioxygenase — MSTLTFAEKIAQAENFLPINGTDYIEFYVGNAKQAAHFYKTAFGFQSVAYAGPETGVRDRASYVVQQGKIRLVLTSGLRSDSPICEHQKKHGDGVKVLALWVDDAYSAFEETTKRGARPYQEPVTLTDEYGEVRMSGIYTYGETVHMFIERKNYSGDFMPGYQKWVSDYNPTEVGLLYVDHCVGNVDWDRMIPTVEWYEKVMGFVNILSFDDKQINTEYSALMSKVMSNGNGYAKFPINEPAEGKKKSQVEEYLDFYEGEGVQHIAVATKDIIKTVTELKARGIEFLPAPPDAYYDMVPDRVGNIDEDIKKLAELGILIDCDEEGYLLQIFTKPVEDRPTLFYEIIERHGAQSFGAGNFKALFEALEKEQERRGNL; from the coding sequence ATGTCAACACTCACTTTCGCAGAGAAGATTGCACAGGCAGAAAACTTCTTGCCGATCAACGGTACCGATTATATTGAATTTTATGTCGGGAACGCCAAGCAAGCCGCTCATTTTTACAAAACAGCCTTCGGCTTCCAGTCGGTGGCGTATGCAGGACCGGAAACCGGTGTTCGCGACCGAGCGTCATATGTGGTGCAGCAGGGGAAAATACGTTTGGTTTTAACCTCTGGCCTCCGCTCCGACTCTCCAATCTGTGAACATCAGAAAAAGCATGGTGACGGCGTAAAGGTTCTGGCACTTTGGGTAGATGACGCATATTCCGCCTTTGAAGAAACTACGAAGCGTGGCGCAAGGCCTTACCAGGAGCCGGTTACTTTGACTGATGAATATGGCGAAGTACGGATGTCCGGAATCTATACTTATGGTGAGACCGTACACATGTTCATCGAGAGAAAAAATTATTCCGGTGACTTTATGCCGGGTTACCAGAAATGGGTAAGCGATTATAATCCAACCGAAGTTGGCCTGCTGTATGTAGACCATTGCGTAGGAAACGTAGATTGGGACCGCATGATTCCCACGGTAGAATGGTACGAAAAAGTGATGGGATTTGTGAACATCCTAAGTTTTGATGACAAGCAGATCAATACCGAATATTCCGCGCTGATGTCTAAAGTGATGAGCAACGGTAATGGTTATGCCAAATTCCCAATCAATGAACCTGCCGAAGGAAAGAAAAAATCTCAGGTAGAGGAATATCTTGATTTTTATGAAGGTGAAGGCGTGCAGCACATCGCGGTAGCTACCAAAGACATCATCAAAACAGTGACGGAACTTAAGGCGCGCGGCATCGAATTCCTTCCCGCTCCTCCTGATGCGTATTATGATATGGTGCCAGACCGTGTAGGAAACATCGATGAAGACATCAAAAAACTGGCAGAACTCGGCATCCTTATCGATTGTGATGAAGAAGGCTACCTGCTGCAGATCTTCACCAAACCTGTGGAAGACCGCCCAACACTTTTCTACGAGATCATCGAAAGACACGGTGCACAAAGCTTCGGTGCGGGGAACTTCAAAGCGTTATTCGAGGCTTTAGAGAAAGAACAGGAACGCCGCGGGAATCTTTAA
- a CDS encoding acetyl-CoA hydrolase/transferase family protein: MVQYVSAEEAVSLIKSGDRIFSHGSACTPNLFIDELGRQASRLRGVEFVSITQQGNVEIAKPQYKDSFYINSLFVSTPVRGAVNSDQGDFVPVFLSEIPLLFKKGILPIDVAMVTVSPPDQHGYCTLGTSVDVARSAVDTAKIIIAQVNPRMPRTHGDGMIHYSKITKMVWHEEELLTVDYGAKVGEEELLIGNNVAQLIDDRATLQMGIGTIPDAVLKCLHNHKDLGIHTEMISDGIVDLVANDVINNKYKGTHSNRTITSFAFGTRKLYDYIDDNPSFAFMDVEHVNYPINIMKNKNMVAINSAIEIDLTGQVCADSIGTYQFSGIGGQMDFMRGAALAEGGKPIIAISSRTKKGVPRIVPYLKPGAGVVTTRGHIHYVVTEFGTAYLYGKSLRQRAKALIDISHPDDREMLEKATFERFKCL, translated from the coding sequence ATGGTTCAATACGTAAGCGCTGAGGAAGCGGTATCTTTAATTAAAAGCGGCGACAGGATTTTCTCGCACGGGAGTGCCTGTACGCCGAATCTGTTTATCGATGAGCTGGGCAGACAGGCCAGCCGGCTGCGTGGGGTAGAATTTGTATCCATCACGCAGCAAGGAAATGTCGAAATTGCCAAGCCGCAGTACAAAGACAGTTTCTATATCAATTCACTTTTCGTATCTACGCCCGTTCGCGGTGCGGTAAATTCAGACCAGGGAGATTTCGTCCCTGTTTTTTTGAGCGAAATTCCGCTGTTATTCAAGAAAGGTATCTTACCCATTGATGTGGCAATGGTGACGGTTTCGCCACCAGACCAGCACGGTTACTGTACTTTGGGGACTTCGGTGGATGTTGCGAGAAGCGCTGTGGACACGGCAAAAATCATCATCGCGCAGGTGAATCCACGGATGCCGCGCACGCACGGTGACGGGATGATCCATTACAGCAAGATCACCAAGATGGTGTGGCACGAGGAAGAACTGCTGACGGTAGATTACGGCGCAAAAGTAGGTGAAGAAGAACTCTTGATCGGAAATAACGTGGCACAGCTTATCGATGACCGCGCAACACTTCAGATGGGAATCGGAACCATTCCGGATGCGGTGCTGAAGTGCCTTCACAACCATAAAGACCTGGGAATCCACACCGAGATGATCAGTGACGGCATCGTAGACCTGGTGGCCAATGATGTCATCAATAATAAATACAAAGGCACACACTCTAACCGAACCATTACCAGCTTTGCCTTCGGTACCCGAAAACTTTACGACTATATCGATGATAACCCATCGTTCGCCTTCATGGATGTGGAACATGTGAACTATCCGATAAACATCATGAAGAACAAAAATATGGTCGCGATCAATTCCGCCATCGAGATTGACCTGACAGGTCAGGTTTGCGCAGATTCTATCGGGACTTATCAGTTCAGCGGCATAGGCGGCCAGATGGATTTCATGCGTGGCGCTGCACTTGCAGAAGGCGGAAAACCCATCATCGCGATTTCTTCAAGGACCAAAAAAGGCGTTCCGCGAATTGTACCGTACCTGAAACCGGGAGCCGGCGTAGTGACGACCAGAGGTCATATTCATTACGTTGTAACCGAATTCGGCACCGCTTATCTTTACGGCAAGAGTTTAAGACAAAGAGCCAAAGCGCTGATCGATATTTCACATCCGGATGACCGCGAAATGCTGGAGAAAGCGACTTTTGAAAGATTCAAATGTCTTTAA
- a CDS encoding homogentisate 1,2-dioxygenase — protein sequence MRYHHAGNIPQKRHTVFKSDEGKFYYEQLFGTEGFHGISSLLYHIHRPTQIRSISEPKDVTPKIAVGKNVTPRMFKGKDVAPEDDFLDSRKILMLNNDLKMGLAKPRKSTDYFYKNAECDEMLFVHEGSGILKTFVGNLEFAVGDYLIIPRGTIYQLELYSENNVFLVLESHSPIYTPKRYRNEFGQLLEHSPFCERDVIMPSFVEPKDEKGDFLIKVKKENLIWDFVYATHPFDVVGWDGYFYPFKFNIKNFEPITGRVHLPPPIHQTFEAHNFVVCSFVARMYDYHPLAVPAPYNHSNIDSDEVLFYTEGDFMSRNHIDLMDFTLHPGGIVHGPHPGAMERSIGKKFTEEFAVMVDPFRPLKLTEEALKVEDPTYKTSWLDTEDNHIEDRWQE from the coding sequence ATGCGATACCACCACGCGGGGAATATTCCACAGAAAAGACACACCGTTTTTAAATCAGACGAAGGTAAATTCTACTATGAACAGCTGTTCGGCACCGAAGGTTTCCACGGCATTTCGTCATTGCTTTATCACATCCACCGGCCCACGCAGATCAGGTCGATCAGTGAACCAAAAGACGTCACCCCAAAAATCGCAGTCGGGAAAAACGTGACCCCGAGGATGTTCAAAGGTAAGGACGTAGCACCTGAAGACGATTTTCTCGACAGCCGCAAGATCCTGATGCTGAACAACGACCTGAAAATGGGTCTCGCAAAACCCCGCAAATCCACCGATTATTTCTATAAAAACGCCGAGTGTGACGAAATGCTTTTCGTACACGAAGGCAGCGGAATCCTCAAGACGTTTGTCGGGAATCTCGAATTCGCTGTCGGCGATTACCTGATCATTCCGCGCGGCACCATCTACCAGCTTGAACTTTATTCAGAAAACAACGTTTTCCTCGTTTTAGAAAGCCACTCGCCTATTTATACACCGAAGCGGTACCGAAATGAGTTCGGGCAGCTGCTGGAACACTCACCTTTCTGTGAACGCGATGTCATCATGCCCAGCTTTGTTGAACCAAAGGACGAAAAAGGCGATTTTTTGATCAAAGTGAAAAAAGAAAACCTGATCTGGGATTTCGTGTATGCCACACATCCGTTCGATGTGGTGGGTTGGGACGGCTATTTTTATCCGTTTAAATTCAATATTAAGAACTTCGAACCTATAACAGGCCGCGTTCACCTTCCGCCACCGATTCACCAGACCTTCGAAGCGCACAATTTCGTGGTGTGCTCGTTTGTAGCGAGAATGTACGACTACCATCCGCTGGCGGTTCCGGCACCGTACAACCATTCAAACATCGATTCTGATGAAGTCTTGTTCTACACCGAAGGCGATTTCATGAGCCGCAACCATATCGATTTGATGGATTTCACGCTCCATCCGGGCGGCATCGTTCACGGACCTCATCCGGGCGCGATGGAAAGAAGCATCGGCAAAAAATTCACCGAAGAATTTGCCGTGATGGTTGACCCGTTCAGACCATTGAAATTAACGGAGGAAGCCCTGAAGGTAGAAGATCCGACTTATAAAACCTCGTGGCTTGATACGGAAGACAATCATATTGAAGACCGTTGGCAGGAATAA
- a CDS encoding polyribonucleotide nucleotidyltransferase: MNAPQAIIETIQLKDGREITIETGKLAKQANGSVVVTMGGTMLLATVVANKEANPGVDFLPLTVDYREKFYSGGKIPGNFFRREARPSDEEILTMRLVDRVLRPLFPEDFHAEVQVMISLISYDKEVMPEALAGLAASAAIAITDIPFNGPMSEVTVARIDGQLVVNPSRENLDRADLNILVGATKDSIVMVEGVMDEITEEEMIEAIKFAHEEIKVQVEAQERLAERVGKSLPKREYSHETHDEEIRDKVWKETFDKVYQVAKTPSAKEERHENFKAVLEEFLAQYSEEELETVKPFAKIYFHDVEKEAMRQMILNDKIRLDGRSPETIRPIWSEIDYLPGAHGSAVFTRGETQSLTAVTLGSVKDANMVDSVAINYDEKFFLHYNFPPFSTGEARPLRGTSRREVGHGNLAQRALSRIIPAENPYTIRIVSDILESNGSSSMATVCAGTLALMDAGVQITKPVSGIAMGLVTDPESGKFTVLSDILGDEDHLGDMDFKVTGTADGITACQMDIKIQGLSMDIMETALKQAREGRLHILGEMLKTIDAPRTDVKSHAPKMEVLEIPKEFIGAVIGPGGKIIQQMQKDFDTVIAIEEIGEIGRIEISGVSRENINATIAAINEITFVPVIGEVYNGKVVKVMDFGAFVAIAKGTEGLLHISEIEWARLDKVPYKEGDMVEVKFMGYDDRKKMKLSRKVLLERPPRPERKEGEGDQRENRGPRNDRRDDRRDGGDRRHGGNHRGGNDRPQHSGRQTEKPAGEDTFKPLNESENTDDVKPEGF, from the coding sequence ATGAATGCTCCACAAGCAATTATTGAAACAATTCAATTAAAAGATGGGCGAGAAATCACCATCGAAACAGGGAAGCTGGCAAAACAGGCCAACGGATCTGTAGTAGTGACAATGGGCGGCACGATGCTTCTGGCAACCGTGGTAGCCAACAAAGAGGCCAATCCCGGGGTAGATTTCCTGCCACTGACCGTAGATTACAGAGAGAAATTCTATTCCGGAGGTAAGATCCCCGGAAACTTTTTCAGAAGAGAGGCAAGACCATCTGATGAGGAAATCCTTACGATGAGATTGGTAGACCGCGTATTGCGCCCACTTTTCCCGGAGGACTTCCATGCAGAGGTGCAGGTGATGATTTCCCTGATCTCTTATGACAAAGAAGTGATGCCCGAAGCACTGGCTGGTTTAGCCGCTTCAGCAGCGATCGCGATTACCGATATCCCTTTCAACGGCCCAATGTCTGAGGTTACTGTCGCCAGAATCGACGGACAGTTGGTGGTAAACCCAAGCAGAGAAAATTTAGACAGAGCAGATCTTAATATCCTTGTAGGTGCTACCAAAGACTCTATCGTAATGGTAGAAGGTGTGATGGACGAGATCACAGAAGAGGAAATGATCGAAGCCATTAAATTCGCTCACGAAGAGATTAAAGTTCAAGTTGAAGCTCAGGAAAGACTTGCGGAAAGAGTAGGCAAATCTTTACCGAAAAGAGAATACAGCCACGAAACACACGACGAAGAGATTCGTGATAAAGTGTGGAAAGAAACTTTCGATAAAGTATATCAGGTTGCGAAAACACCTTCAGCAAAAGAAGAAAGACACGAAAACTTCAAGGCAGTTCTTGAGGAATTTTTAGCTCAATATTCAGAAGAAGAATTAGAGACAGTGAAGCCATTCGCAAAAATCTACTTTCACGATGTGGAGAAAGAAGCGATGCGCCAGATGATTCTAAACGACAAAATCCGTTTGGATGGCCGTTCACCGGAAACCATCCGTCCGATCTGGTCAGAGATCGATTATTTGCCGGGTGCTCACGGTTCGGCGGTATTTACCAGAGGGGAAACTCAGTCTTTAACAGCCGTAACTTTAGGTTCTGTTAAAGATGCCAACATGGTAGATTCAGTAGCCATCAATTACGACGAGAAATTTTTCCTTCACTATAATTTCCCGCCATTCTCCACAGGTGAGGCTAGACCTTTAAGAGGAACCTCAAGAAGAGAAGTTGGTCACGGAAACCTGGCGCAGCGTGCGCTTTCAAGAATTATTCCTGCAGAAAACCCTTATACCATCCGTATCGTTTCAGATATCCTGGAATCCAACGGTTCATCTTCAATGGCAACGGTTTGCGCCGGAACATTGGCTTTGATGGACGCAGGTGTACAGATTACGAAACCGGTGTCAGGTATCGCCATGGGATTGGTAACTGACCCGGAATCAGGTAAATTCACCGTACTTTCAGATATTTTAGGAGACGAAGATCACCTGGGTGATATGGACTTTAAAGTAACCGGCACGGCAGACGGAATCACGGCTTGCCAGATGGACATCAAAATCCAGGGACTTTCTATGGACATCATGGAAACTGCATTGAAACAAGCGAGAGAAGGCCGTCTTCATATCCTTGGTGAAATGTTAAAAACAATCGATGCGCCTCGCACTGATGTGAAATCACACGCTCCGAAAATGGAAGTACTGGAGATTCCTAAGGAATTCATCGGTGCAGTGATCGGGCCTGGCGGAAAGATCATTCAGCAGATGCAGAAAGATTTTGATACCGTTATCGCCATCGAAGAAATCGGCGAGATCGGTAGAATTGAGATTTCTGGCGTGAGCAGAGAGAACATCAATGCGACCATCGCTGCCATCAACGAAATTACTTTTGTACCTGTGATCGGAGAAGTTTACAACGGTAAAGTGGTGAAAGTAATGGATTTCGGTGCGTTCGTAGCGATTGCGAAAGGTACTGAAGGTCTTCTTCACATCTCCGAAATCGAGTGGGCAAGACTTGACAAAGTTCCTTACAAAGAAGGCGACATGGTGGAAGTGAAATTCATGGGTTACGATGACCGTAAGAAGATGAAACTCTCAAGAAAAGTTTTGTTGGAAAGACCTCCAAGACCGGAACGTAAAGAAGGTGAAGGCGATCAGCGCGAAAACCGCGGCCCAAGAAACGACAGAAGAGATGACCGCAGAGACGGTGGCGATAGAAGACACGGCGGCAACCACCGCGGTGGCAACGACAGACCGCAGCACAGTGGCCGCCAAACCGAGAAACCAGCGGGCGAAGACACCTTCAAGCCACTGAACGAAAGCGAAAATACAGATGATGTGAAGCCGGAAGGATTTTAA
- a CDS encoding transposase has translation MKVKEKNCSHLSVTITGQPKDFTMAYTRILYHLVFRTKSSGKTIPLAHAPELYRYIWGILKNKNCLLYRINGMEEHVHILFDLHPSVALAGLVKDIKVASSKWMKQSGLFPDFIGWGIKYCAFSYSIREKDMLINYIKNQQAHHRNETFQEEIHRLWKEAEIEDDIKWFWVDS, from the coding sequence ATGAAAGTAAAAGAAAAGAATTGCTCGCATCTTTCAGTGACGATAACCGGACAACCTAAAGATTTCACCATGGCCTACACCCGAATTCTGTATCACCTCGTTTTCCGCACCAAATCAAGCGGAAAAACAATTCCGCTTGCTCACGCGCCGGAACTATACCGCTACATCTGGGGTATTCTAAAAAACAAAAATTGCCTTCTGTACCGCATCAACGGGATGGAAGAACACGTGCATATTCTGTTTGACCTGCATCCGTCTGTCGCCTTGGCGGGTTTGGTGAAAGATATTAAAGTAGCTTCTTCAAAATGGATGAAACAGTCCGGACTTTTCCCCGATTTTATCGGTTGGGGCATTAAGTATTGTGCGTTCAGCTACTCCATCCGGGAGAAGGATATGCTGATCAACTACATCAAAAATCAACAGGCTCACCACCGAAACGAAACTTTCCAGGAAGAAATTCACCGTTTGTGGAAGGAAGCGGAAATCGAGGATGACATCAAATGGTTTTGGGTGGATAGCTGA
- a CDS encoding HNH endonuclease, whose protein sequence is MANRWRIPIEVEKYVLERDSTCVYCGIEFSNDNRKTKASWEHIVNDIRMNGTDNIALCCMACNASKGAKLLSIWLDGNYCKNKNITSETVANVVKEAITNPPKLIE, encoded by the coding sequence ATGGCAAATAGATGGCGCATACCAATAGAAGTTGAAAAGTATGTTTTAGAACGAGATTCTACTTGTGTCTATTGTGGTATAGAATTTTCCAATGACAACCGGAAAACAAAAGCTTCTTGGGAACATATTGTCAATGATATCCGAATGAATGGAACTGATAATATTGCTCTTTGTTGTATGGCCTGCAACGCAAGTAAAGGTGCAAAACTTTTATCAATATGGTTAGACGGAAATTACTGTAAGAATAAAAACATTACTTCAGAAACCGTAGCAAACGTTGTTAAAGAAGCTATTACCAACCCACCAAAACTAATTGAATAA
- a CDS encoding restriction endonuclease — translation MIEIPKFHETFIPILKILENGETLNTRELYQLVTDKFYSSLSQDQLEQKTKSGEILIINRIAWGKSYLKKGGFIEFPKRGMVRITAKGLANINKSLSLSDIENSSGFFEFYNEGNNNVDRTLNKIVNSSPQDLIDEGFDQIEKQVKDELLDKLKSIDPFYFEKVILILLKKMGYGDFIETSKTGDGGIDGIINEDKLGLDKIYIQAKRYCENKVREKEIRNFIGAMSGDTQKGVFVTTSSFDSAAIKKAGDAHHTIILIDGIKLVDLMHQYNVGLQIKATYEIKELDMDFFEEG, via the coding sequence ATGATAGAAATACCAAAGTTCCACGAAACATTTATACCAATTCTAAAAATTCTCGAAAATGGAGAAACATTGAATACCCGTGAATTATACCAACTAGTAACTGATAAATTTTATTCCAGCTTATCTCAAGATCAATTAGAACAAAAAACGAAGAGCGGCGAAATATTAATTATTAATAGAATTGCCTGGGGTAAATCTTATCTGAAAAAAGGTGGTTTTATAGAATTTCCAAAGCGCGGGATGGTTCGTATTACTGCAAAAGGCTTGGCTAACATTAATAAATCACTCTCATTAAGTGACATTGAGAACTCAAGTGGTTTTTTCGAATTCTATAATGAGGGAAACAACAATGTAGATCGCACTCTAAACAAGATTGTTAACTCTTCACCACAGGATTTAATTGATGAAGGTTTCGATCAAATTGAAAAACAAGTAAAGGATGAATTACTTGATAAATTAAAATCAATTGATCCCTTTTATTTCGAAAAAGTAATTCTTATTCTATTGAAGAAAATGGGATATGGAGATTTCATTGAAACCTCTAAAACTGGTGATGGCGGAATTGACGGAATAATAAATGAAGACAAATTAGGTTTGGATAAGATTTATATTCAAGCCAAGCGATACTGTGAAAATAAAGTAAGAGAAAAAGAAATTCGAAATTTTATTGGGGCTATGAGTGGAGATACTCAAAAAGGTGTTTTTGTGACCACTTCGTCTTTTGATAGTGCTGCAATAAAAAAAGCAGGTGATGCTCATCACACTATAATACTTATCGATGGAATAAAATTAGTGGACCTGATGCATCAATATAATGTTGGTTTACAAATAAAAGCAACTTATGAGATTAAGGAGCTTGATATGGATTTCTTTGAGGAGGGTTAA
- a CDS encoding HopJ type III effector protein, with protein sequence MILTQLKTSPETIDFKEVIAYIDQHYHFTPTKFTNGNVLNEAGENNGSCKVFSFAKLKGLNEEETLALFGDFYRTDVLKNPEGTDHQNIRNFMQSGWDGIAFEGEALADKG encoded by the coding sequence ATGATTTTAACCCAACTAAAAACCTCACCGGAAACCATAGACTTTAAAGAAGTGATCGCCTACATCGACCAACATTACCATTTCACACCCACAAAATTCACGAACGGAAATGTGTTGAATGAAGCGGGCGAAAATAACGGTTCGTGCAAGGTTTTCTCTTTTGCAAAGCTGAAAGGGCTTAACGAAGAGGAAACGCTGGCGCTGTTCGGGGATTTCTACCGGACAGATGTGCTGAAAAATCCTGAGGGTACAGACCACCAGAACATCCGCAACTTTATGCAATCTGGCTGGGACGGAATCGCTTTTGAAGGTGAGGCGCTGGCAGATAAGGGGTAA